From the genome of Kwoniella bestiolae CBS 10118 chromosome 5, complete sequence, one region includes:
- a CDS encoding 6-phosphogluconolactonase: MPPPPPAPPVFYSFPKVDVLQDSLANFVVKAQRDAVEKRGKFTIALSRGSLAANLKGLVGQENVQWDKWEVFFCDEAAVPLESEDSNYHSNILSFLSDVPIPPNHIHTVDSNLLDDLEELADQYEKQLIDHFAKSNAARYPTFDLMLLGIGPDGETASLFPGHELLSERDAWVAYLDDAPRGPKRRITMTLPVLTHCYRAVFVVSGNEKADMLHAILDRPEEGLPCSRVRPASPGLVFFFADSQAASRTNYPPTAFRWIDNEKEAEEAVAAAKRRAERRAAEGDE; encoded by the exons AtgccccctccaccacccgcTCCCCCCGTGTTCTACTCTTTCCCCAAAGTAGACGTcttacaag ACTCCCTTGCCAACTTTGTGGTCAAAGCTCAACGAGATGcagtggagaagagaggtAAATTCACCATCGCCTTGTCCAGAGGAAGTTTAGCTGCGAATTTGAAAGGGTTGGTCGGGCAGGAGAACGTACAATGGGATAAGTG GGAAGTATTCTTCTGCGACGAAGCTGCCGTACCCCTCGAGTCGGAAGACTCAAACTATCACTCCAAcatcctttccttcctttccgACGTGCCCATACCTCCCAATCATATCCATACCGTCGACTCAAACCTCTTGGACGATCTCGAAGAACTAGCAGACCAGTACGAGAAACAACTGATCGATCATTTCGCCAAATCCAATGCAGCCAGATATCCCACTTTCGACTTGATGTTATTGGGTATAGGACCTGATGGAGAGACTGCGTCATTGTTCCCTGGACATGAGCTATTATCGGAGAGAGATGCTTGGGTGGCTTATTTGGATGATGCGCCCAGAGGCCCAAAGAGAAGGATCACCATGAC CCTTCCCGTCCTTACACATTGTTATCGAGCGGTATTCGTCGTATCAGGAAACGAAAAAGCAGATATGTTACATGCCATTCTCGATAGACCAGAGGAAGGATTACCTTGTTCTAGAGTACGACCTGC CTCCCCCGGATTGGTATTCTTCTTTGCCGATTCCCAAGCTGCCTCGCGAACCAACTATCCACCTACGGCATTCAGGTGGATCGATaatgagaaggaagctgaggagGCTGTGGCTGCTGCTAAGCGAAGAGCAGAGAGGAGAGCGGCCGAAGGGGATGAGTAA